In Dehalogenimonas etheniformans, one genomic interval encodes:
- a CDS encoding M1 family metallopeptidase, translated as MYQKLISSVNSILLTVILVLLVGAGGCTPALTTAPDVDWQDLSIYEPNLIQSEHASMATMSELTVYHLDVSIAPGFGTVTGHEEAHYVNRETVELSSLYFRLFPNESGGQEVVSVVFVDGKPANFETTSSSSALKVTLPEALKPDDEITISLDFSLTLPLTAEQNFGLLGYFNGVLALDSFFPIIPVYDESGWHIESTDPDGDKTYNDAAFFLATVTAPSNVTLVSSGVEIGGERQGLNQIVRFADGPARDFYLVASDQLSRKSSTIGETTVNSYYLPGEQDGADKALSTATDALKAYGDRFGLYPYTEFDIVPLALSGGGIGMEYPGIVCVGMSVYDNLALLEETVAHETAHQWFYNLVGSDQVNQPWLDESLTQYVTSLYYIDVHGQDGWNVTKSGWNSFWSRTLKAEIPIGMPVSSYPGYTYGSIIYGRGPLFVAALSDCIGGLVFEDCLQAYCKNFEWQVVNTASFQNWFQSCSGKDLGALFRKWVLP; from the coding sequence ATGTACCAAAAGTTGATTTCGTCCGTCAATTCGATATTGCTGACCGTCATACTTGTCTTGCTGGTTGGCGCCGGTGGCTGCACTCCCGCGTTAACCACTGCACCAGATGTCGATTGGCAAGACTTGAGTATTTATGAGCCCAATCTCATTCAGAGCGAACACGCCTCCATGGCAACGATGTCGGAGCTGACTGTCTACCATTTGGATGTGAGTATTGCCCCAGGTTTCGGAACGGTTACCGGGCACGAAGAGGCGCATTACGTCAACCGGGAGACGGTTGAGTTGTCATCGTTATATTTCAGGTTGTTCCCCAACGAATCAGGCGGGCAGGAAGTCGTTTCAGTCGTTTTTGTAGATGGAAAACCGGCAAATTTCGAGACAACTTCAAGTTCATCGGCTCTGAAAGTAACTCTTCCCGAGGCATTAAAACCAGATGACGAGATTACAATCAGCTTGGATTTTAGCTTGACGCTCCCTTTAACGGCCGAACAAAATTTTGGTCTTTTGGGCTATTTTAATGGAGTGCTTGCTCTTGATTCTTTCTTTCCGATCATCCCGGTCTACGACGAGAGCGGCTGGCATATCGAGTCTACCGATCCTGACGGAGATAAAACCTATAATGACGCCGCTTTTTTTCTGGCGACAGTCACTGCGCCTTCGAACGTAACCCTGGTGTCTTCAGGAGTTGAGATCGGCGGCGAAAGGCAGGGACTGAACCAGATAGTCAGATTTGCTGACGGCCCGGCTCGAGATTTTTACCTGGTGGCCAGCGACCAATTATCCAGGAAGAGTTCGACTATCGGCGAAACAACCGTAAACAGCTACTACCTCCCCGGAGAGCAGGACGGGGCTGACAAGGCTTTATCAACGGCGACGGACGCTTTGAAAGCATATGGCGACAGGTTCGGCTTATATCCCTACACCGAATTCGACATCGTGCCGCTAGCCCTCTCCGGAGGCGGCATCGGTATGGAATACCCCGGCATCGTCTGCGTCGGGATGAGCGTCTACGATAATCTGGCATTGCTGGAAGAAACGGTCGCCCATGAAACGGCGCACCAGTGGTTTTACAATCTGGTCGGCAGTGATCAAGTGAACCAGCCATGGCTCGATGAGTCCCTGACCCAATATGTAACCAGCCTTTACTATATCGACGTTCACGGCCAGGACGGCTGGAACGTCACGAAGTCCGGTTGGAACAGTTTTTGGTCACGGACGCTCAAAGCTGAAATTCCGATCGGGATGCCGGTGTCGTCGTACCCGGGATATACCTACGGTTCCATTATTTACGGACGCGGACCGCTGTTCGTGGCGGCGCTGTCGGATTGTATCGGAGGTCTTGTTTTCGAAGACTGCCTGCAAGCCTACTGCAAGAATTTCGAGTGGCAGGTGGTAAACACGGCGTCATTTCAGAATTGGTTCCAATCGTGTTCGGGCAAGGATTTGGGCGCGCTTTTCCGGAAGTGGGTATTGCCTTAA
- a CDS encoding Ig-like domain repeat protein encodes MNPLKNNGVLLHIVAGAIGAVASFLMLGFMVIPAMAQTGGTYTLTNSTTSNVNLDCAIDSTGITHVVYQRGGAIYYRAGTSGAEEVVDTPPTGFADNNPAIAIGPDNLPQIVWAANDGSYYKKRATTGWPASPILVGDVPLGGNPDIAIGADNAPRVIYSADWDGDSLAETMFTTGNFQTATVIFDSGLDNTRGIGNYYSNPHIAIDSAGVYHVTAGHKLNTPGTPNVITYSVAYFNSAGSGTRMESPPRPSEAQFSQNPIATTGTGVRAAYAQGGSAYSATLGTTWSEVSMGNVTGVAITGGSSFAAAYLSGTNIMYALSSGAGFGAGTAVDAGNLPSLVSNSTGVSVYYLSGAAVSQVMLKVFPFPNAAPLVIANPANVSVTAGANAVFTATASGNPLPTVQWEVSVNNGAFTQITGATSTTLVISNTTAAMSGNRYRAVFHNNQPPPNGTTVITTAATLIVKVTPVIAYHPAGIAAATPLTAAQLNATATNPNQPGVAIPGTFTYKLASNNTILTVGSTLTPGNKLINVSFVPNDTINYNNGTGSGTISVALPAPSVTLVSSVNPAADANTQITFTATVAATAPNPTGTVTFKEGQAALGSGPVTLNGGTASITVTLPSGYHNITAVYSGDANYSSTTSNAVSQTVNTPGTGGGGGGGGGGGGFGSQLIGINLAGESPFMDGNGKSLTPGVISTADGKVTLSIPVGVYIWNAAGAAQPFLSARAVDNPPPTPAGQALIATIEMGTTGVTFNPGISITFTYSAAELASNVGENSLYIAWWDGSVWVKLASSVDTSKKMVTATITHFTTFALLGAIQAPPTTTPPPTTTLPPTTTGVIPTTTIAMPSTEPVTTTTAAPPASSPVNSGSKALGWLPVVLGGAAGILAVGVIISIARRKR; translated from the coding sequence ATGAATCCCCTGAAAAACAATGGTGTTCTGTTGCACATCGTAGCCGGGGCTATAGGAGCGGTCGCTTCGTTCCTGATGCTGGGATTCATGGTTATCCCCGCAATGGCGCAAACCGGCGGCACCTACACGCTGACGAATTCAACCACGTCCAACGTAAACCTGGACTGCGCCATCGACTCAACAGGTATCACCCATGTCGTTTACCAGCGCGGCGGGGCTATCTATTACCGAGCGGGGACCAGCGGAGCCGAGGAAGTAGTCGATACTCCCCCAACCGGTTTCGCCGATAACAATCCGGCGATCGCCATCGGCCCGGACAACCTGCCTCAGATCGTGTGGGCAGCCAACGATGGCTCGTATTACAAAAAGAGAGCGACAACCGGATGGCCGGCATCGCCCATTCTGGTGGGAGACGTACCGCTGGGAGGTAATCCCGACATCGCCATCGGCGCCGATAACGCACCCAGGGTGATATATTCCGCAGACTGGGATGGAGACTCCTTGGCAGAGACGATGTTCACCACCGGGAACTTCCAAACGGCGACGGTGATCTTTGATAGCGGGCTAGACAACACCCGCGGCATCGGAAATTACTACTCCAATCCACACATCGCCATCGACTCCGCAGGGGTCTATCACGTTACGGCCGGTCACAAGCTTAACACGCCCGGAACTCCTAACGTTATCACATATTCGGTAGCTTACTTCAATTCGGCCGGGAGCGGAACCCGAATGGAATCCCCACCAAGGCCTTCCGAAGCCCAGTTCAGCCAGAACCCGATCGCTACCACCGGTACGGGTGTCCGGGCGGCGTACGCCCAGGGGGGAAGCGCTTACTCGGCAACATTGGGAACAACCTGGTCCGAGGTTTCAATGGGGAACGTCACTGGTGTAGCCATAACCGGCGGAAGTTCCTTTGCGGCGGCTTACCTGTCCGGCACAAACATCATGTACGCGCTCTCAAGCGGCGCGGGTTTCGGTGCCGGGACCGCCGTGGACGCAGGCAACCTGCCTTCTTTGGTGTCCAATTCTACCGGAGTCTCGGTGTATTATCTTTCGGGCGCGGCCGTTTCCCAGGTCATGCTCAAGGTCTTTCCGTTTCCGAATGCGGCGCCGTTGGTGATCGCCAACCCGGCTAACGTATCGGTGACCGCCGGCGCCAACGCCGTCTTCACTGCCACCGCCAGCGGCAACCCCCTGCCCACCGTCCAGTGGGAAGTCAGTGTCAACAACGGGGCATTTACCCAGATAACCGGCGCCACTTCCACCACGCTCGTTATCTCGAATACCACCGCCGCCATGAGCGGCAATCGATACCGAGCGGTCTTCCACAACAACCAGCCGCCGCCAAACGGGACAACGGTAATCACCACCGCTGCCACACTAATTGTGAAAGTAACGCCGGTGATCGCTTACCACCCTGCCGGGATTGCCGCGGCGACGCCCCTCACCGCAGCCCAATTAAACGCCACGGCCACCAATCCAAATCAGCCAGGTGTCGCTATTCCGGGCACGTTCACCTACAAACTGGCCTCGAATAACACGATACTGACAGTCGGCAGTACGTTGACCCCAGGCAACAAGTTAATAAACGTCAGCTTTGTGCCAAACGACACTATCAATTACAACAACGGCACTGGGTCGGGCACCATCAGCGTCGCGCTGCCCGCGCCGTCCGTCACGCTGGTATCCTCGGTCAACCCGGCTGCGGACGCCAACACCCAGATTACATTTACAGCGACGGTGGCCGCCACCGCTCCCAACCCTACGGGCACGGTGACCTTCAAGGAAGGCCAGGCGGCGCTGGGATCCGGGCCGGTGACCCTGAACGGCGGTACCGCCTCTATTACCGTCACTCTCCCCAGCGGTTACCACAACATCACCGCGGTGTATAGCGGCGACGCCAATTATTCTTCCACGACTTCCAATGCGGTTTCGCAGACGGTTAATACCCCCGGTACCGGCGGCGGCGGAGGGGGCGGGGGAGGAGGCGGCGGTTTCGGGTCGCAGTTGATAGGCATCAACCTTGCGGGTGAATCACCCTTCATGGATGGCAACGGCAAGTCACTCACCCCCGGCGTCATCAGCACCGCAGACGGCAAGGTCACACTGTCCATTCCGGTCGGCGTCTATATCTGGAACGCCGCCGGCGCAGCCCAGCCTTTCCTGTCGGCCAGGGCGGTCGACAACCCGCCGCCGACGCCAGCAGGACAGGCGCTCATCGCGACCATTGAAATGGGCACCACCGGCGTTACCTTCAATCCCGGCATCTCGATCACCTTCACCTATTCTGCCGCCGAACTCGCGTCGAATGTGGGTGAAAATAGCCTGTACATCGCCTGGTGGGACGGCTCGGTGTGGGTCAAGCTTGCCAGCAGCGTAGACACCTCCAAAAAGATGGTCACCGCCACCATCACCCACTTCACCACCTTCGCATTGCTGGGCGCCATCCAGGCGCCTCCCACGACGACTCCGCCGCCAACGACGACGCTGCCCCCAACCACCACGGGGGTTATTCCAACGACAACAATAGCCATGCCGTCCACAGAGCCGGTCACTACAACGACCGCGGCTCCCCCGGCATCCAGCCCGGTTAACAGCGGCAGTAAAGCGCTCGGTTGGTTACCGGTAGTCCTCGGGGGCGCCGCCGGGATCCTGGCCGTCGGTGTGATCATCAGCATCGCCAGACGGAAAAGATGA
- a CDS encoding PKD domain-containing protein yields MERFDMIKMTRRDFAKAAGAAGVALGALAATGVQLIEKPKRVKAQAAVMTPNSQGQVPIVGGTLTKYLDPLPVLDITPLPNGTIQTIVTPASQVNIEMREFKANMLPSDFVPAAGTYTGTWVWGYVTAGTDTTITRDTYTGPVVVAARGTPNTFKFTNNLGNANTTNVLAYKWAIDQSLHWANPDGSPMYIPNADPGVPWIGNPAHYLADIPAAVHLHGGEDIAAVDGGPEAWFTSAGRTGKAFYSEGWDGITPQNYSIYTYPNIQEAAPLWFHDHTLGATRLNVYAGLAGAYLLIDPNLQLPPGLTATGVGTDVLVPLVIQDRIFDQNGQLYFPAGPDDPTNPALNPEHQFWAPEFFDGDPNTLAALCVNGKAWPYLNVPNTRQRFFLINGSNSRSYILSFKNAPPPNIPTLAGYQVTNINPVEPTIWQIGTDQGYLDTPVAVDYLRIMPGERAEFIVDFGTAVVGDRLVLHNFGPDAPLSDLTATGFNDPATTGVVMQFRVTAGAPDTGYNPATGPAIRAGAQQIVRLVDPATGTLAAGVTVDKIRALTLNEIAFDTPRTTPVDGTGLVYNWVGGPLEAVVNNSKWNGLRPDPAMPNEHMSPPLLPVNGGQSDGLMNWLTEFPVEGTTEIWEIINTTMDAHPIHTHLAQFQVLNREAYMGMWPDPMAVPPIPVSTGYIAAYEAAFASGAYEPAFGPPLAYTPSTASGGKYGGNPDITPFLTGGVVPPDPNEAGWKDTVFVPPFMVTRFVVRWGPQHFPVTTPAADIHYAFVPNGPVQSQAWPNGMYDYVWHCHIVDHEDNEMMRPDAVYAPPVVTINSAAADPTTFVLSGGGSYRASGAAPWTATVDYGDGTGVNPLALNTNMTFVFSHTYAQHGSYTITVVVTDRLNTSGTATALVAFTDVPVVNAGPDAAINEGDTFVSSGSFTDPDVDLWTATVDYGDGSGVMALALNADKTFALSHKYTDNGVFTVTVVVMDDEGGSGSDTAIVSVGNAGPVVNAGPDKTIPVGGTFASSGSFTDPGSDAWSATVNYGDGSGTMNLDLTDKTFVLSHVYTTAGSFTVTVTVADDDGGVGSDTAVVTVKAPTQVDADFAPKVFNPNAKGTFKMTVFGSSTFDVRNIDQATVRIGPTPFGNVSTRPTKIQIQDTNADGIADLLAFLDRPDSVSAGQTLVSIWGMTKDGFGFFGTTNIKVLSR; encoded by the coding sequence ATGGAAAGATTTGACATGATCAAAATGACACGCCGCGATTTTGCCAAAGCGGCAGGCGCAGCTGGCGTAGCCTTAGGCGCGCTGGCGGCAACTGGTGTCCAACTCATTGAAAAACCCAAGAGAGTCAAAGCTCAGGCGGCGGTCATGACGCCGAACTCCCAGGGCCAGGTGCCCATTGTGGGAGGAACTTTGACAAAATACCTGGATCCGCTGCCTGTTCTGGATATCACTCCATTGCCTAACGGAACAATCCAAACTATCGTCACGCCTGCCTCTCAAGTCAACATCGAGATGCGTGAATTTAAGGCAAACATGCTGCCTTCTGATTTTGTTCCGGCCGCCGGAACGTACACCGGCACCTGGGTGTGGGGCTATGTAACGGCAGGGACCGATACCACCATCACCCGCGATACTTACACCGGACCTGTTGTGGTAGCCGCTCGCGGCACACCCAACACCTTCAAATTCACCAACAATCTTGGTAATGCAAATACCACCAACGTACTGGCATATAAATGGGCCATCGACCAGAGTCTCCATTGGGCTAACCCCGATGGTTCCCCGATGTATATTCCAAATGCGGATCCGGGGGTTCCGTGGATCGGCAACCCCGCCCATTATCTGGCGGATATCCCTGCCGCGGTGCACCTGCATGGCGGAGAGGATATCGCGGCGGTTGATGGTGGTCCTGAAGCTTGGTTCACTTCTGCTGGGAGGACCGGCAAGGCATTCTACTCCGAGGGCTGGGACGGCATTACACCTCAGAATTATTCCATCTATACTTACCCCAACATCCAGGAAGCGGCCCCGCTTTGGTTCCATGATCACACCCTGGGTGCCACCCGCCTTAATGTTTACGCCGGTCTTGCAGGCGCGTACTTGCTAATCGATCCGAACCTACAGCTTCCCCCCGGCCTTACTGCGACTGGCGTGGGAACTGATGTCCTGGTTCCGCTGGTTATCCAGGATCGTATCTTCGATCAAAACGGTCAGCTTTACTTCCCTGCCGGCCCCGATGATCCCACCAATCCTGCGTTAAATCCGGAGCACCAGTTCTGGGCTCCGGAATTCTTCGATGGTGATCCTAATACCTTGGCTGCGTTATGCGTCAACGGTAAGGCCTGGCCTTATCTGAACGTTCCAAATACAAGGCAGCGCTTCTTCCTGATCAACGGTTCCAATTCTAGGAGCTATATCCTTAGCTTTAAAAATGCTCCCCCTCCAAATATTCCGACTCTGGCGGGATACCAGGTGACTAATATCAATCCAGTCGAACCCACCATCTGGCAGATCGGCACTGATCAAGGCTACCTGGATACCCCGGTGGCTGTTGATTACCTGCGGATCATGCCCGGCGAGCGGGCTGAGTTCATCGTCGATTTCGGTACCGCCGTCGTGGGCGACAGGCTCGTTCTTCACAACTTTGGTCCAGATGCTCCGCTGAGCGATCTCACCGCCACTGGTTTCAATGATCCAGCCACAACGGGTGTCGTCATGCAATTTAGAGTCACGGCAGGAGCCCCGGATACCGGATATAACCCGGCAACAGGTCCTGCAATCAGGGCGGGCGCGCAACAGATCGTGCGTCTGGTAGATCCCGCCACGGGGACTCTGGCCGCGGGCGTAACCGTAGATAAGATCCGCGCCCTGACCCTCAATGAGATCGCTTTCGATACCCCTCGGACCACTCCCGTCGACGGCACCGGTCTTGTTTACAACTGGGTAGGCGGTCCACTGGAGGCTGTGGTCAATAACTCCAAGTGGAATGGATTGCGGCCCGATCCCGCGATGCCGAACGAGCATATGTCTCCGCCTCTGTTGCCTGTTAACGGCGGCCAGTCTGACGGTTTGATGAACTGGTTGACCGAATTCCCGGTTGAGGGTACAACGGAAATCTGGGAGATCATCAATACTACTATGGATGCCCATCCTATTCACACCCATCTGGCTCAATTCCAGGTATTAAACCGGGAGGCCTACATGGGTATGTGGCCGGATCCAATGGCCGTTCCGCCCATTCCCGTATCTACCGGCTACATCGCGGCTTATGAAGCGGCATTCGCTTCTGGAGCTTATGAACCGGCTTTTGGACCTCCGCTGGCCTATACACCTTCAACCGCCTCGGGAGGAAAATACGGGGGCAACCCGGACATCACCCCATTCCTCACCGGTGGAGTAGTTCCGCCCGATCCTAATGAAGCCGGCTGGAAAGACACGGTTTTTGTTCCCCCGTTCATGGTTACCAGGTTTGTTGTCCGCTGGGGTCCGCAGCACTTCCCGGTTACTACTCCTGCTGCGGATATCCATTATGCGTTCGTTCCCAATGGGCCGGTCCAATCTCAGGCCTGGCCGAACGGCATGTATGACTACGTCTGGCACTGCCATATCGTTGACCATGAAGACAACGAGATGATGCGGCCGGATGCGGTCTATGCTCCGCCCGTAGTCACGATCAACAGCGCCGCGGCTGATCCTACCACCTTCGTGCTTAGTGGCGGTGGCTCGTACCGGGCTTCCGGAGCGGCTCCCTGGACGGCAACGGTCGACTATGGTGATGGAACCGGAGTCAATCCGCTGGCTCTGAACACCAACATGACTTTCGTATTCAGCCACACCTACGCTCAGCATGGCTCGTATACCATCACCGTTGTGGTTACCGACCGTCTCAACACCTCCGGTACCGCCACTGCCCTTGTAGCCTTTACCGACGTTCCGGTGGTTAATGCCGGCCCGGATGCAGCTATCAACGAGGGCGATACCTTCGTCAGTTCCGGTTCCTTCACCGATCCGGATGTCGATCTCTGGACGGCCACCGTTGATTACGGCGACGGATCCGGAGTCATGGCCTTGGCTCTTAACGCTGACAAGACTTTCGCCTTGAGCCACAAGTACACCGACAATGGTGTGTTCACTGTAACCGTAGTCGTTATGGATGACGAAGGTGGCAGTGGTTCTGACACGGCGATCGTTAGCGTCGGCAACGCTGGACCTGTAGTCAATGCAGGGCCGGATAAGACAATCCCGGTGGGTGGCACCTTCGCCAGTTCGGGTTCCTTCACTGATCCGGGCAGCGATGCCTGGTCGGCAACCGTAAACTACGGCGATGGGTCGGGAACCATGAACCTCGATCTTACGGACAAGACATTCGTGTTAAGCCATGTCTACACCACCGCTGGCAGTTTCACCGTCACGGTGACGGTCGCTGACGATGATGGTGGAGTAGGATCCGACACGGCTGTCGTTACCGTTAAGGCTCCGACTCAGGTCGATGCTGACTTTGCTCCGAAGGTGTTCAATCCGAATGCTAAAGGCACGTTCAAGATGACCGTCTTTGGCAGCTCCACCTTCGATGTTAGAAACATCGATCAGGCTACCGTCAGGATCGGCCCCACGCCTTTCGGCAATGTGTCCACCCGGCCGACCAAGATCCAGATTCAGGACACCAACGCCGATGGGATAGCGGACCTGCTGGCATTCCTAGATCGACCTGACAGTGTCTCCGCCGGCCAGACTTTGGTATCCATCTGGGGCATGACCAAGGATGGGTTCGGATTCTTTGGCACGACCAACATCAAAGTTCTCAGTCGTTGA
- a CDS encoding class I SAM-dependent methyltransferase, which produces MAEISPEIKTPNYYSVAYWRKWAGLYDRTTKLAFLPFGGEKRFRRKFVAMAKLKDTNQVLDICCGTGSTTAIIAEEVNQGHIIGVDLSPDMLAVARRKVPAQWVGFERASVDALPFGDNSFNAILCSYGLHEIPKEIRAGALKEVFRVLKPGGKFLTLDYNLPRRFPARQAVSVFVRIFEHDTAYRMMKGSLSGEVEASGMRVLCKREALGGMFQIIESVKD; this is translated from the coding sequence ATGGCCGAAATTTCCCCTGAGATAAAAACCCCGAATTACTACAGCGTCGCCTATTGGCGGAAGTGGGCCGGACTCTACGACCGGACAACGAAACTAGCTTTTCTGCCCTTCGGGGGTGAAAAAAGATTCCGCCGAAAATTCGTAGCCATGGCGAAATTGAAGGATACGAACCAGGTGCTGGACATCTGCTGCGGCACAGGTTCCACCACAGCCATTATTGCCGAAGAGGTAAACCAGGGTCACATCATCGGCGTTGACCTTTCGCCCGATATGCTGGCCGTCGCCCGGAGAAAGGTACCAGCCCAGTGGGTCGGTTTCGAACGCGCCAGTGTCGATGCCCTGCCCTTCGGCGACAATTCATTCAATGCCATCTTATGTTCCTACGGCTTGCACGAAATCCCGAAGGAGATCCGCGCCGGGGCCTTGAAAGAGGTTTTCCGCGTCCTCAAACCGGGCGGCAAGTTCCTGACCCTGGATTACAACCTACCCCGCCGTTTCCCCGCCCGCCAGGCGGTCTCGGTCTTCGTACGAATATTCGAACATGACACCGCCTACCGGATGATGAAAGGCAGTTTGTCGGGCGAGGTCGAGGCATCAGGCATGCGGGTGCTGTGCAAGAGAGAGGCTCTGGGGGGGATGTTCCAGATCATCGAGAGTGTTAAGGATTAG
- the nadA gene encoding quinolinate synthase NadA: protein MNIDNVAAKIRALAKEKNAVILAHNYQLGEIQDIADFVGDSLELSQKAAATGSKLIVFCGVHFMAETAAIIAPGSRVLLPDAHAGCLMADMITVAGLRRMKEQLPGRPVVCYVNSTAEVKAESDICCTSANAVKVVESVPNPEVIFVPDQYLGYYVQQQTKKRIHFWPGYCPTHARILPEHILELKADHPNAKAMVHPECRPEVAAIADAVLSTGGMIRYAKNPAYNEFIVGTEMGIIHRLRKENPGKKFYPVSEQAVCPNMKLITLEKVLYSLETEEPQVKVPELVAEKARLAIERMLEVKG, encoded by the coding sequence ATGAACATTGATAACGTCGCCGCCAAAATCAGGGCTTTAGCTAAGGAAAAGAACGCAGTCATTCTGGCGCATAATTACCAATTGGGTGAAATCCAGGACATTGCCGATTTTGTAGGAGACTCCCTGGAACTGTCCCAAAAAGCAGCGGCAACGGGTTCGAAGCTAATCGTCTTCTGCGGCGTACATTTCATGGCGGAGACCGCGGCGATTATCGCGCCGGGATCAAGAGTCCTCCTGCCCGACGCCCATGCTGGTTGCCTAATGGCAGACATGATAACCGTCGCCGGGCTCAGGCGGATGAAGGAACAACTGCCGGGCCGCCCGGTGGTGTGTTATGTCAACTCAACGGCGGAGGTCAAGGCTGAAAGCGACATCTGCTGCACCTCCGCCAATGCAGTAAAAGTGGTCGAAAGCGTGCCTAACCCGGAGGTCATTTTCGTTCCCGACCAGTACCTGGGTTATTACGTGCAGCAGCAGACCAAAAAGCGAATCCACTTCTGGCCGGGTTACTGCCCAACCCATGCCCGCATACTGCCGGAACACATCCTGGAACTCAAAGCAGATCATCCGAATGCCAAGGCCATGGTGCATCCTGAGTGCCGGCCTGAAGTTGCCGCGATCGCCGACGCAGTTCTTTCCACCGGCGGGATGATCAGATATGCCAAGAATCCGGCATATAATGAATTCATCGTCGGCACGGAAATGGGCATCATCCACCGCCTGCGGAAAGAGAATCCAGGGAAGAAGTTTTATCCAGTCTCTGAGCAGGCTGTCTGCCCTAATATGAAACTGATCACCCTCGAAAAGGTCTTATATTCCCTCGAGACCGAGGAGCCCCAGGTCAAAGTACCGGAACTTGTCGCCGAAAAAGCGCGATTGGCGATAGAAAGAATGCTTGAGGTAAAAGGATAA
- the cutA gene encoding divalent-cation tolerance protein CutA has product MNDFKYMMVMVTAADNEEARLIAKMLLEQKKAACVSIMDGMNSAYWWKGAVENATESLLMVKTKAALLDDIVTAVTEIHSYENPEIIALPVLGGSDSYFEWIDESLEPEAEEPAA; this is encoded by the coding sequence ATGAACGATTTCAAATACATGATGGTCATGGTCACCGCCGCCGACAATGAGGAAGCCCGGCTCATCGCCAAGATGCTTTTGGAGCAGAAAAAAGCCGCCTGCGTCAGCATCATGGACGGCATGAACTCAGCCTATTGGTGGAAAGGCGCCGTCGAGAACGCTACGGAAAGCCTGTTAATGGTCAAGACAAAAGCCGCGTTGCTCGATGATATCGTAACAGCGGTGACCGAGATCCACAGCTACGAAAACCCGGAAATCATCGCCCTGCCGGTCCTCGGCGGCAGCGATAGCTATTTCGAATGGATCGATGAATCACTCGAACCTGAGGCTGAAGAACCGGCTGCGTAG
- the cysE gene encoding serine O-acetyltransferase, translated as MFNTVREDINNVFTKDPAARGVFEVIFCYPGLHALWGYRIFHWFWKIRWHFLARWLSHVTRFLTGIEIHPGATIGRRFFIDHGMGVVIGETSIIGDDVLLYKGVVLGGTSLSKGKRHPTLGNNVVIGTNACVLGNITLGDGTRVGAGSVVVKSVPPGSTVVGIPGRVVEEHKPQVVTDLEHGKLPDPVAEAVRYMLAEHAKLDKRLAALEKLGSIVTPTDELEDKLKELAKEFDSNEPT; from the coding sequence ATGTTTAATACCGTCCGCGAAGATATCAATAATGTTTTCACAAAGGACCCGGCGGCGCGGGGTGTCTTCGAGGTCATTTTCTGCTATCCAGGCCTTCACGCCCTGTGGGGATACCGGATTTTCCATTGGTTCTGGAAGATCAGATGGCATTTCCTGGCGCGTTGGCTTTCACACGTAACGCGGTTTCTAACTGGCATTGAGATCCACCCCGGCGCCACCATCGGCCGCCGTTTTTTCATTGATCATGGAATGGGCGTGGTCATCGGCGAAACGAGCATCATCGGTGACGATGTACTGCTCTATAAGGGCGTGGTTTTGGGCGGCACCAGCCTGTCCAAAGGCAAGCGCCATCCCACCCTGGGCAACAACGTGGTCATCGGCACCAACGCCTGTGTCCTGGGCAACATAACCCTGGGCGATGGTACCCGTGTGGGGGCGGGATCAGTGGTGGTCAAGAGCGTGCCGCCGGGGTCAACTGTTGTGGGCATCCCTGGACGCGTCGTCGAGGAACATAAACCACAGGTCGTCACCGACCTCGAACACGGCAAGTTGCCTGATCCGGTCGCCGAGGCGGTGCGTTACATGCTGGCCGAACATGCCAAGCTGGACAAGCGGTTGGCAGCACTGGAAAAACTGGGAAGCATCGTGACACCGACCGATGAACTCGAGGACAAGCTCAAGGAACTGGCCAAGGAATTTGATTCAAACGAGCCAACCTAG